A DNA window from Stenotrophomonas sp. 57 contains the following coding sequences:
- the dinG gene encoding ATP-dependent DNA helicase DinG gives MTETVAAPRTLDDTLKDAIRKAYTTLQANTPGFSTRRSQSQMIGVVSRALSKSGGVGVVEAPTGVGKSLGYLTAGVPIALASKKKLVISTGTVALQSQLVERDIPNFLKATGLEATVALAKGRTRYLCTRNAAEAQGEGAQGGMFEDDAPLFDRPLAPIEMDIAKRLTDAFTGGSWDGDIDNAPETISPGLRSRITTPASGCAGRRCAYSAQCAVLRSRNTVRDAQIVVTNHALLLSALSIGDSDNGQPLIAPPSDMLLVLDEGHHIGNVAIDQGAASLALDEMAKRTGRLQILIAGAYRAVDKDRLGNLLPNEAIEVASNVAKQLRAFRDHIERVWMPAPADEEPMWRAANGRLPEAWREPIEALADDTRSLYNWAHAATAQVAKGKPDDAARERLQRNLGMALEMIEQQYNLWQAWRREDKDGAPPMARWVTATRDGDLVLHGSPVSAAHVLRKLLWDEVDSVVMTSATLTGGGDFQSLAIDNGIPEEAEMVSLSSPFDLPNQAELIVPRFPVTPDDREGHPREVARYLDTELDWAKGSMVLFTSRWKMEKVAGLMSAARRKQVLVQGEMSKTRLIDEHLRRVAAGEGSVLFGLNSFGEGLDLPGEACTTVVITQVPFAVPTDPQTATLSEWFEGRGLNAFNLIAIPHALRTLTQFAGRLIRTSTDTGRVVILDSRLLTRRYGKRIIDALPPFKRVIG, from the coding sequence GTGACCGAAACCGTTGCCGCTCCGCGCACGCTCGATGACACCTTGAAGGATGCGATCCGCAAGGCGTACACGACGCTGCAGGCCAATACACCCGGCTTTTCCACCCGCCGTTCGCAGAGCCAGATGATCGGCGTGGTGTCGCGCGCGCTGTCGAAAAGCGGCGGCGTCGGCGTGGTCGAGGCGCCCACCGGCGTCGGCAAGAGCCTGGGCTACCTCACCGCGGGCGTGCCGATCGCGCTGGCGAGCAAGAAGAAGCTGGTGATCAGCACCGGCACCGTGGCGCTGCAGTCGCAGCTGGTCGAGCGCGATATCCCGAATTTCCTCAAGGCCACCGGCCTGGAAGCGACCGTTGCGCTGGCCAAGGGCCGTACCCGCTACCTGTGCACGCGCAACGCCGCCGAGGCGCAGGGCGAGGGCGCGCAGGGCGGCATGTTCGAGGATGATGCGCCGCTGTTCGACCGGCCGCTGGCGCCGATCGAGATGGACATCGCCAAGCGCCTGACCGATGCCTTCACCGGCGGCAGCTGGGATGGCGACATCGACAACGCCCCGGAAACCATCAGTCCCGGCCTGCGCAGCCGCATCACCACGCCGGCCTCGGGCTGCGCCGGGCGCCGTTGCGCCTACTCGGCGCAATGTGCGGTGCTGCGGTCGCGCAATACTGTGCGTGATGCGCAGATCGTGGTCACCAACCACGCGCTGCTGCTGTCGGCACTGTCGATCGGCGACAGCGACAATGGCCAGCCGCTGATCGCACCGCCGTCGGACATGCTGCTGGTGCTGGACGAAGGCCACCACATTGGCAACGTGGCGATCGACCAGGGCGCGGCAAGCCTGGCGCTGGATGAAATGGCCAAGCGCACCGGCCGCCTGCAGATCCTGATCGCCGGTGCTTACCGCGCGGTCGACAAGGACCGCCTTGGCAACCTGCTGCCGAACGAAGCGATCGAAGTGGCCAGCAACGTGGCCAAGCAGCTGCGCGCGTTCCGTGACCACATCGAGCGGGTGTGGATGCCGGCACCGGCCGACGAGGAGCCGATGTGGCGCGCCGCCAACGGCCGCCTGCCCGAGGCCTGGCGCGAGCCGATCGAAGCGCTGGCCGACGATACCCGCAGCCTCTACAACTGGGCGCATGCCGCTACCGCGCAGGTGGCCAAGGGCAAGCCGGACGACGCCGCGCGCGAGCGCCTGCAGCGCAACCTGGGCATGGCGCTGGAGATGATCGAACAGCAGTACAACCTGTGGCAGGCCTGGCGGCGCGAGGACAAGGACGGCGCGCCGCCGATGGCGCGCTGGGTCACCGCCACCCGCGACGGCGACCTGGTGCTGCACGGCTCGCCGGTATCGGCCGCGCACGTGCTGCGCAAGCTGCTGTGGGATGAAGTGGATTCGGTGGTGATGACCTCGGCCACCCTCACCGGCGGCGGCGACTTCCAGTCGCTGGCGATCGACAACGGCATCCCCGAAGAGGCCGAGATGGTCTCGCTGTCCTCGCCGTTCGACCTGCCCAACCAGGCCGAACTGATCGTGCCCAGGTTCCCGGTCACCCCGGACGACCGCGAAGGGCATCCGCGCGAAGTGGCGCGTTACCTGGACACCGAACTGGATTGGGCCAAGGGCTCGATGGTGCTGTTCACTTCACGCTGGAAGATGGAGAAGGTGGCCGGCCTGATGTCGGCCGCGCGCCGCAAGCAGGTGCTGGTGCAGGGCGAGATGTCCAAGACCCGGCTGATCGACGAACATCTGCGCCGTGTCGCGGCGGGTGAGGGCTCGGTGCTGTTCGGCCTGAACTCGTTCGGCGAAGGCCTCGACCTGCCCGGCGAAGCCTGCACCACGGTGGTGATCACCCAGGTGCCGTTCGCGGTGCCGACCGATCCGCAGACCGCCACGCTCAGCGAATGGTTCGAGGGGCGCGGGCTCAATGCGTTCAACCTGATCGCCATTCCGCACGCGCTGCGCACGCTGACCCAGTTCGCCGGTCGCCTGATCCGCACCTCCACCGACACCGGCCGCGTGGTCATCCTCGATTCGCGGTTGCTGACCCGCCGCTACGGCAAGCGCATCATCGACGCCCTGCCGCCGTTCAAGCGCGTGATCGGCTGA